In Crinalium epipsammum PCC 9333, the following are encoded in one genomic region:
- a CDS encoding GAF domain-containing protein produces MKSQISKKPKILVVDDEPDNLDLLYRTFYRDYKVLRADSGPAALEMLDQEGDVAVIISDQRMPMMSGTEFLSRTAVKYPDIIRIILTGYTDVEDLVEAINAGKVFKYVTKPWEAQELKEVVRQALDTYNVVKLRTQELYRTLRRESLLNTVINTIRNAQYTRQGESPLRQILQTIVESVGQMLEADICILRPIVDEQMAEEWFVYEKPKIITEHEDSQPTAEKVDAHSYAVLGQTVWETKEVEVVNDIATTEHFEASNTENQERIIAYQKADIRSSLVVPLITQNELMAVLALHQCGQPRNWKDDEIQLAVMVADQAVLALSQVRAYEQVHALAQRATLVNTITTAIRSSLDPQDIFAAITQQLGQALKVDGCALSLWTEEDEFVQCVGLYDSTQASALSGKQLEEELKANNGSLKHALPQSLVPINENPVLQQLLQTQKPVVSNDLVGNAQLGGADLPLREPAKALLVVPLIVDGKIIGSISLRQTEKLRRWQQTEIELAEAVASQAAIAVQQAKLYQKTQENERRVQQLNTYLTESVLKRFLPPGMVKQCATGTMSLDLRPEPRLITILFSDIVGFTQLSNTLRSRRVAQLLNEYLEAMTKAVFDNGGAVDKFMGDAILALFGAPEELTPNEQVRRSIAAARQMHKSLEELNQRWQEQGIVGSEGRPPVQFRCGIHQGTAVVGMFGSAERSDYTAIGPSVNIAARLQVAAEPNSILVSAVVADYLEDEEITKGSSLNLKGIDETVLTFSVDVNPVVKKATNPTSTGFGWDFKF; encoded by the coding sequence ATGAAATCTCAAATAAGCAAGAAACCAAAAATTCTGGTTGTCGATGACGAACCAGATAACCTTGACCTGCTTTACCGTACTTTTTATCGAGACTATAAGGTTTTGAGAGCAGACAGTGGTCCTGCTGCCCTTGAAATGCTTGATCAAGAAGGCGATGTAGCAGTAATCATCTCAGATCAACGTATGCCGATGATGAGCGGTACGGAGTTTCTTAGCCGCACCGCCGTAAAATACCCAGATATTATTCGGATTATATTAACTGGCTATACTGATGTCGAAGATTTAGTAGAAGCGATTAACGCGGGTAAGGTATTCAAATACGTTACAAAACCTTGGGAGGCTCAAGAACTTAAGGAAGTAGTGCGTCAGGCGCTAGATACTTATAACGTTGTTAAATTACGGACACAGGAACTTTATCGGACACTGCGCCGTGAATCGCTATTAAATACTGTTATAAATACCATTCGTAATGCTCAGTACACGCGGCAAGGTGAATCACCGCTACGGCAAATACTACAGACCATTGTAGAATCAGTCGGTCAAATGCTAGAAGCAGATATTTGTATTCTGCGTCCAATCGTTGATGAGCAAATGGCAGAGGAATGGTTTGTTTATGAAAAGCCAAAAATAATTACGGAACACGAAGATAGTCAACCAACTGCTGAAAAGGTAGATGCTCATAGCTATGCGGTTTTGGGGCAAACAGTCTGGGAGACAAAGGAAGTAGAAGTAGTTAACGATATCGCTACGACAGAACACTTTGAAGCTAGTAACACAGAAAATCAAGAAAGAATCATCGCTTATCAAAAAGCTGACATTCGTTCCAGCTTGGTAGTGCCACTAATTACTCAAAACGAATTAATGGCAGTTTTAGCACTACACCAGTGTGGACAACCACGTAATTGGAAAGATGATGAAATTCAATTGGCGGTAATGGTAGCGGATCAAGCCGTGCTGGCTCTTTCGCAAGTACGAGCTTATGAGCAAGTTCACGCTCTAGCTCAACGAGCTACTTTAGTAAATACCATTACCACTGCTATTCGGTCTAGTTTAGATCCCCAAGATATATTTGCTGCAATTACTCAACAGCTAGGGCAAGCACTTAAAGTTGATGGCTGTGCCTTATCTTTATGGACAGAAGAAGATGAGTTTGTTCAGTGTGTAGGATTGTATGACAGCACTCAGGCATCAGCACTAAGCGGAAAGCAATTAGAAGAGGAACTAAAAGCTAATAATGGTTCGCTCAAACACGCTTTGCCCCAGTCATTGGTTCCTATTAATGAAAATCCTGTCTTACAGCAGTTACTACAGACTCAAAAACCTGTAGTAAGTAATGATTTAGTAGGTAATGCTCAACTGGGCGGGGCAGATTTGCCACTGCGAGAACCAGCAAAAGCATTATTAGTCGTACCGTTAATTGTGGATGGCAAGATTATTGGCAGTATTTCACTGCGACAAACCGAAAAATTACGCCGTTGGCAACAAACAGAAATTGAATTAGCCGAAGCCGTAGCATCTCAAGCTGCGATCGCAGTTCAGCAAGCTAAACTCTACCAAAAAACCCAAGAAAATGAGCGACGGGTACAACAGCTTAATACTTACCTAACTGAGTCGGTATTAAAGCGGTTTTTACCCCCAGGAATGGTCAAGCAATGCGCGACTGGTACTATGTCACTCGATCTCCGTCCAGAACCCCGCTTAATTACGATTTTATTTAGTGACATTGTGGGCTTTACCCAACTTTCTAACACCTTGCGATCGCGCAGAGTGGCACAGTTATTAAATGAATACCTGGAAGCAATGACCAAAGCTGTGTTTGATAACGGCGGGGCAGTTGATAAATTTATGGGAGACGCGATTCTAGCGTTGTTCGGTGCGCCAGAAGAATTAACACCAAATGAGCAGGTGCGACGCTCAATAGCTGCTGCACGGCAAATGCACAAGTCTTTGGAGGAACTCAACCAACGCTGGCAAGAACAAGGCATTGTCGGCTCAGAAGGTCGTCCTCCGGTGCAATTTCGCTGTGGTATCCATCAAGGAACTGCTGTAGTCGGGATGTTTGGCAGTGCTGAACGCTCAGACTATACTGCTATTGGTCCAAGTGTAAACATAGCAGCACGCTTGCAAGTAGCAGCCGAGCCTAACTCAATTTTGGTGTCAGCAGTTGTGGCAGATTATTTGGAGGATGAAGAAATTACTAAGGGTAGTTCTCTGAATCTTAAAGGTATTGATGAAACTGTTTTGACGTTCTCGGTTGATGTTAACCCTGTGGTTAAAAAGGCTACAAATCCAACAAGTACGGGATTTGGTTGGGATTTCAAGTTTTAG
- a CDS encoding TdeIII family type II restriction endonuclease, producing MSESEKIKIAIQSVIKEMMDQVMERVLIIDPFISEKHRSSKPLYAALVPDEIFKGSHFERRFVTPFGKVWEKLAVVAGREGLGHCQMAHTICGTVKSERLRRISETLNKLEHPPSGQSRTKPDWDRELSYILEGDGEDIPVQVVCDIYAVDKTTGEKYAFELKAPLPNSDQTKVSKEKILKLHSMEPQKINGSYFALPYNPYGKKEDYKWSFPSRWFNMQQDEVVLIGNEFWDKIGGVGTYQAFIKAVNEIGQEYRERIYREFLEIEPPINASEFNLDEFNLDE from the coding sequence ATGAGTGAATCCGAAAAAATTAAAATAGCAATTCAATCTGTTATTAAAGAGATGATGGATCAAGTTATGGAGAGAGTTCTCATAATAGATCCTTTTATTTCTGAAAAACATCGAAGTTCTAAACCTCTTTATGCTGCTTTAGTTCCTGATGAAATATTTAAAGGTTCACACTTTGAAAGAAGATTTGTTACGCCTTTTGGTAAAGTATGGGAAAAACTAGCAGTTGTGGCTGGTAGGGAAGGTTTAGGTCATTGTCAAATGGCTCATACTATTTGTGGGACAGTTAAAAGTGAAAGGCTCAGACGAATTAGCGAGACACTTAATAAGTTAGAGCATCCACCATCAGGGCAGTCCAGAACTAAGCCTGACTGGGATAGGGAATTATCCTATATTTTAGAAGGCGATGGTGAAGATATTCCTGTTCAAGTTGTTTGTGACATTTATGCTGTAGATAAAACTACTGGAGAAAAGTATGCTTTTGAGTTAAAAGCGCCTCTTCCCAATAGCGATCAAACAAAGGTAAGTAAAGAAAAGATACTAAAATTACACAGTATGGAACCTCAAAAAATTAATGGTTCTTACTTTGCTTTACCATACAATCCGTATGGTAAAAAAGAAGATTATAAGTGGTCTTTTCCTTCTCGTTGGTTTAATATGCAACAAGATGAAGTGGTTCTTATTGGCAATGAATTTTGGGACAAGATAGGAGGAGTTGGTACTTATCAAGCCTTTATTAAGGCTGTTAATGAGATCGGTCAAGAATATAGAGAAAGAATATATAGGGAATTTTTAGAAATTGAGCCTCCGATTAATGCTTCTGAGTTTAATTTAGATGAATTTAATTTGGATGAGTAA
- a CDS encoding DNA cytosine methyltransferase: MMTATIANQLELFKPFKLINFGLINHNFTFVDLFSGIGGFRIPLEELGGKCLGYSEIDRESIEVYQTNFSSFINSDEIDLGDIRSLNELPFDEIDVMVGGVPCQPWSIAGKSLGFDDPRGKLWFDVIRLVEKNHPKSFIFENVKGLTEPRHRESFIYIIDQLKEIGYQVKHDVLNSYDFGLPQDRDRVFIVGIRKDLEDSSNFAFSKPASKEPKLYDFIQGIECRNLTKKKFSSEILFDGKIPASRGRFQQNDELNDFFTFADIRNGHTTIHSWDLIRTTQREKLICQTILKNRRKKIYGQKDGNPLKFEILEKLIPNLNEQEVEMLINKNILRYVQAQGYEFVNSKISSGINGVSKIFLPHSNVISTLTATGTRDFVARVSLECQEPNEYKKMFIREIYKKRRFKPISAQDYARLQGFPEWFVIANNENIAKKQFGNAVPVPIVRYLAKALLKIIL, translated from the coding sequence ATGATGACTGCTACTATTGCTAATCAACTGGAATTATTTAAGCCTTTTAAACTCATTAATTTTGGATTGATAAATCATAATTTTACTTTTGTGGATTTATTTTCTGGAATCGGTGGTTTTAGAATTCCACTAGAAGAGCTAGGTGGCAAATGTTTGGGCTACTCCGAAATTGATCGAGAAAGCATTGAAGTTTACCAAACCAATTTTAGTAGTTTTATTAATTCCGACGAAATTGATTTAGGAGATATAAGAAGTCTTAATGAACTTCCTTTTGATGAAATTGATGTAATGGTAGGCGGAGTGCCTTGTCAACCTTGGTCTATTGCTGGAAAATCTTTGGGTTTTGATGATCCAAGAGGAAAGCTTTGGTTCGATGTAATTAGACTGGTAGAAAAAAATCACCCAAAGAGCTTTATTTTTGAAAATGTTAAAGGTTTAACTGAACCCCGGCATAGAGAAAGTTTTATATACATAATCGATCAATTAAAAGAAATAGGATATCAGGTTAAACATGATGTCCTTAATTCTTATGACTTTGGGCTTCCCCAAGATAGAGATAGAGTATTTATAGTTGGTATTAGGAAGGATTTAGAGGATAGCTCAAACTTCGCTTTTTCTAAACCTGCATCTAAGGAACCAAAGCTTTATGATTTTATTCAGGGAATTGAATGTCGAAATTTGACCAAAAAAAAATTTTCTTCAGAAATTCTATTTGATGGAAAAATACCTGCTTCTAGAGGTAGATTTCAACAAAATGATGAGTTAAACGATTTTTTTACTTTCGCAGATATCAGAAATGGTCATACTACTATTCATTCGTGGGACTTAATTAGAACAACTCAAAGAGAAAAGTTGATTTGTCAAACCATTTTAAAAAATAGGAGAAAAAAAATATACGGACAAAAAGATGGTAATCCTTTAAAGTTTGAAATACTGGAAAAGCTAATTCCCAATCTAAATGAACAAGAAGTGGAAATGTTAATAAATAAAAATATTCTTAGATACGTGCAAGCTCAAGGATATGAATTTGTTAATTCCAAAATTTCTTCTGGGATTAATGGAGTATCTAAGATTTTTCTACCTCATTCAAATGTAATTTCAACGTTAACAGCAACTGGAACTAGAGACTTTGTTGCACGAGTTTCTTTGGAATGTCAGGAACCAAATGAATATAAAAAAATGTTTATTAGAGAAATTTATAAAAAAAGAAGATTTAAACCTATATCAGCACAAGACTATGCAAGATTACAAGGCTTTCCTGAGTGGTTTGTTATTGCCAACAATGAAAATATAGCAAAAAAACAATTTGGTAATGCTGTTCCAGTGCCTATTGTTCGCTATCTTGCCAAAGCTTTGTTGAAAATTATTTTATAA
- a CDS encoding NAD(P)-dependent oxidoreductase, translating to MRSKLAFIGLGVMGSPMAINLLQSSYTVVGWNRTPNRPLVEKAAQAGVQIFPTIADAVKDADFIFICVSDVEDVKAVIFGEGGIADNAKSNALIVDFSTIGTTAARDISAQLQPRNLRFMDAPVSGGDIGAQKGTLTIMVGGDKADFDQCLPLLQTMGKKIVYCGTVGNGQAVKLCNQVLCAVHMVALCEAMQVAEQLDLDPNLMIEVCSSGAAGSWALSNLGAKIAESDFAPGFMIKHILKDLRLVQESLADTDINLPGVKLSDRLFKIVQDMGGSEQGTQAMIRAYKESSM from the coding sequence ATGCGATCAAAACTTGCCTTTATCGGATTAGGTGTCATGGGTAGCCCAATGGCAATTAACCTCTTGCAGAGTAGTTATACAGTCGTTGGATGGAATCGTACCCCAAACCGCCCCCTAGTCGAAAAAGCTGCTCAAGCAGGAGTACAAATTTTTCCTACTATTGCTGACGCAGTTAAGGATGCAGACTTTATTTTTATTTGTGTTAGTGATGTTGAGGATGTGAAGGCAGTTATCTTTGGTGAGGGTGGAATTGCCGACAATGCCAAATCTAACGCTTTAATTGTCGATTTCAGCACTATTGGCACAACTGCCGCCCGTGATATTTCTGCCCAACTTCAACCCCGTAATTTGCGGTTTATGGATGCCCCTGTTTCCGGTGGGGATATTGGCGCACAAAAAGGTACTCTCACGATTATGGTTGGGGGTGACAAAGCTGATTTTGATCAATGCTTACCCTTGCTACAAACAATGGGTAAAAAGATTGTTTATTGTGGGACAGTAGGTAATGGTCAAGCAGTGAAATTGTGCAATCAAGTTTTATGTGCAGTTCACATGGTGGCATTATGTGAAGCTATGCAAGTTGCCGAACAACTAGATTTAGACCCAAATTTGATGATTGAAGTTTGTAGTAGTGGGGCTGCGGGTTCTTGGGCATTAAGCAACTTAGGCGCAAAAATAGCCGAGTCTGATTTTGCTCCTGGTTTTATGATCAAGCACATCTTAAAGGATTTGCGTTTAGTGCAAGAAAGCCTCGCAGATACTGATATTAACTTACCTGGAGTGAAATTAAGCGATCGCCTATTTAAAATTGTGCAAGATATGGGCGGTTCTGAGCAAGGTACACAGGCAATGATTCGCGCCTATAAAGAAAGCAGTATGTAG
- a CDS encoding DMT family transporter: protein MGQLDNLPENSEALDSQATEALLRTMTQELQNLKQNLIVQLNQDVERLQAEKNRLIQEIDGLQSQRQQQVEQQQQQLQQLSQNLTSQLQEQLRQQLQQMADTSSSAMTSPVGANLLPGEYNDHAYRLLASLDSTLSTTFKTLQQDINSYQSALSQQLGQMHSLEQQGQVILETLVNRLNQQLQTAVTQPQLPPADTTVTSRQLPTAKPIPLEFPGAPLPIPQPPKKKLSELQLGFFLVLLSTVALSIHNVVVRIVGNPSQLLGLFTIGGVLKLDLGNSLLILWMRMLVVLPLMVLITKFLYPAVWRDLKTFFTAKDTRSILNVIGSGCFLFLSQVLIYIAIGDIGPGIAVTILFMYPIITVPLAWLLFGDRPTLLRFGVMLTISLGVVLAAYPSISSTSSMSGFGVGTAVGSGVAFAFYLILMQLGFQKLHPVPVSLVQFSTIFVLSSVSLILPLPFSVNVLPENQQGLIIGGIILGVLTLLGYLLNNFGVRFLGAARASIIASTGPVLTAILAFVLIPGPKTALQTIQTVGILLVTLGVFALSFERMIVQRRAAKTAKA, encoded by the coding sequence ATGGGGCAACTGGACAATCTACCAGAAAATTCTGAGGCTTTGGATTCTCAAGCAACAGAAGCTCTACTTAGGACAATGACTCAGGAACTTCAAAACCTGAAGCAAAATCTCATCGTCCAGTTGAATCAAGACGTTGAGCGGCTTCAGGCAGAAAAAAACCGCTTGATTCAAGAAATTGACGGACTGCAATCCCAGCGTCAGCAACAGGTTGAACAACAACAACAGCAACTTCAGCAGTTATCACAAAACTTAACCAGCCAACTGCAAGAACAGCTAAGGCAGCAACTCCAGCAGATGGCAGATACATCCTCATCGGCTATGACTAGCCCTGTCGGTGCTAATCTGCTTCCAGGTGAATACAACGATCATGCCTACCGATTATTGGCATCTTTAGATTCCACCCTCTCAACCACCTTTAAGACACTACAGCAAGACATCAATAGCTATCAAAGCGCCCTTTCCCAACAACTTGGTCAAATGCACAGCTTAGAGCAGCAAGGGCAGGTAATTCTAGAAACTTTAGTTAATCGTCTTAACCAACAACTACAAACAGCAGTTACTCAGCCTCAACTGCCACCAGCAGATACAACTGTTACATCTAGACAGCTACCCACAGCTAAACCAATTCCGCTAGAGTTTCCAGGTGCGCCGCTACCAATACCACAACCGCCTAAAAAGAAGCTTTCAGAATTACAGTTAGGTTTCTTCCTAGTCTTACTATCCACAGTCGCGCTGTCGATTCACAATGTGGTTGTCAGGATTGTAGGTAATCCCAGCCAACTGTTAGGTTTATTTACCATAGGTGGAGTTCTAAAACTTGATCTTGGTAACTCGCTGTTAATTTTATGGATGCGGATGCTGGTAGTTTTACCGCTAATGGTGTTAATTACTAAGTTTCTGTATCCGGCTGTGTGGAGAGACTTGAAAACTTTCTTTACGGCAAAGGATACTCGCTCAATTTTGAATGTAATTGGTAGTGGCTGCTTTTTGTTTTTATCGCAGGTGCTAATTTATATTGCCATTGGTGATATTGGACCTGGGATAGCTGTGACGATTTTGTTTATGTATCCGATTATTACAGTTCCTTTGGCATGGCTACTATTTGGCGATCGCCCCACTCTGTTAAGATTTGGGGTAATGCTCACAATTTCCTTGGGTGTTGTGTTAGCAGCTTATCCCAGCATTTCCTCAACCAGTAGTATGTCTGGTTTTGGCGTTGGCACAGCAGTCGGTTCAGGCGTTGCCTTTGCCTTCTACCTAATTTTGATGCAACTTGGCTTTCAAAAACTGCATCCTGTGCCTGTTAGCTTGGTACAATTTTCCACCATTTTTGTATTGTCTAGCGTCAGCTTAATTCTGCCGTTACCATTTAGTGTTAATGTTCTGCCTGAGAATCAGCAGGGTTTAATTATTGGCGGCATTATCTTAGGTGTCTTAACGCTATTAGGTTATTTATTAAACAACTTTGGCGTTCGGTTTTTGGGTGCAGCGCGAGCATCTATTATCGCCTCTACTGGTCCAGTTTTAACGGCAATTTTAGCTTTCGTGCTGATTCCAGGACCAAAAACCGCTTTGCAAACTATACAAACTGTGGGAATTTTACTGGTGACATTGGGGGTATTTGCCCTGAGTTTTGAAAGGATGATTGTTCAGCGCCGCGCTGCTAAAACAGCAAAAGCCTAA
- a CDS encoding inorganic phosphate transporter, translating into MIFLVVFLAFYLAWNLGANDVANSMGTSVGSKAVTLKQAIIIAGILEFTGAVLFGRAVSETLATGVTNPSLFASEPKVLLLGMVSVLLACGLWLQIATSFGLPVSSSHGVVGAIAGFSAVYAGINAVEWSTIGRITIGWILTPVISGVIAALFYSVVKRWILDQPNPLFQLREWIPWLSAILLTVFGVIVLPTVTQPVQAFVTNQLGINIPNHDISLVVGAIAISALTLYSWRQLALPNSSPLPVNREGLSNPIEQQLGRFQVVSACFVAFAHGSNDVGNAIAPLAAIVYINRTGSIPLNDFSIPFWIFILGGLGIVAGLAVMGKKVIATIGESIITLQPSSGFCAELATATTILVASRLGLPVSTSHALVGAVVGIGLLKDWKSISLQTVRSIGLAWIITIPITATLGAIIFISLRLLMESSQI; encoded by the coding sequence ATGATATTTTTAGTAGTCTTTTTAGCTTTCTACCTTGCTTGGAATTTAGGCGCAAACGATGTTGCTAACTCAATGGGGACTTCCGTTGGGTCAAAAGCTGTCACACTAAAACAAGCAATCATAATTGCTGGAATTTTAGAGTTTACAGGTGCAGTTTTATTCGGTCGTGCGGTATCGGAAACTTTAGCCACTGGAGTAACTAACCCAAGTTTATTTGCATCAGAACCGAAAGTTTTACTTTTGGGGATGGTTTCAGTATTGCTTGCTTGTGGTTTGTGGTTACAAATTGCCACAAGTTTCGGTTTACCCGTTTCATCTTCTCATGGGGTTGTCGGTGCGATCGCAGGTTTCAGTGCTGTCTATGCTGGAATTAACGCGGTTGAGTGGTCAACTATTGGCAGAATTACTATAGGTTGGATACTCACACCCGTAATTAGTGGTGTAATTGCGGCGTTATTTTATAGTGTTGTTAAACGTTGGATATTAGACCAACCAAATCCACTATTTCAACTACGCGAGTGGATTCCCTGGTTAAGTGCAATTTTATTAACTGTGTTTGGTGTGATCGTACTGCCAACAGTAACTCAACCAGTGCAAGCTTTTGTGACAAATCAACTGGGTATTAATATTCCCAACCACGATATCTCATTAGTAGTGGGTGCGATCGCCATTTCTGCACTAACTCTATATAGCTGGCGACAATTAGCACTTCCTAACTCTTCTCCCCTCCCTGTTAACAGGGAGGGGTTATCTAACCCTATTGAGCAACAGTTAGGAAGATTTCAAGTTGTGAGTGCTTGCTTTGTGGCGTTTGCACACGGTTCTAATGATGTGGGAAATGCGATCGCACCCTTAGCTGCGATCGTTTATATCAATCGTACAGGCTCAATTCCCCTAAATGACTTCAGTATCCCCTTCTGGATTTTCATCTTAGGTGGTTTGGGAATAGTTGCGGGTCTTGCAGTTATGGGTAAAAAAGTTATTGCCACCATTGGCGAAAGCATAATTACCCTACAGCCTAGTAGTGGCTTTTGTGCCGAACTTGCCACCGCTACCACCATCTTAGTTGCCTCCCGCTTAGGCTTACCTGTCTCCACATCTCACGCCTTAGTTGGTGCTGTTGTCGGCATTGGACTGTTAAAAGACTGGAAATCTATTAGCTTGCAAACCGTGCGCTCAATTGGGTTAGCTTGGATAATTACTATTCCCATTACTGCCACTCTTGGAGCAATTATCTTTATATCACTCCGTCTACTGATGGAAAGCAGTCAGATATAG
- a CDS encoding type II toxin-antitoxin system HicB family antitoxin → MQYKVSIIIEKDEDGYYASCPDLPGCQSQGDSLEEITENIQEAVELYLETLSPEEKQKLLSKEISTMTLEVQVA, encoded by the coding sequence ATGCAGTACAAAGTGAGTATTATTATCGAAAAAGATGAAGACGGATATTATGCTTCTTGTCCCGATCTTCCAGGCTGTCAATCGCAAGGAGATTCATTAGAAGAAATCACAGAAAATATTCAAGAAGCTGTGGAACTTTATCTAGAAACTTTATCACCAGAAGAAAAACAGAAACTTTTAAGCAAGGAAATTTCAACAATGACATTAGAGGTGCAAGTTGCCTAA
- a CDS encoding type II toxin-antitoxin system HicA family toxin, translating to MPKLPRLNAQDAEKLLFSAGFTMSRSKGSHRIYIKEDIRVVIPFHAGKILHPKIVKQVIEAIEISKENDA from the coding sequence TTGCCTAAACTACCGCGCCTTAATGCTCAAGATGCAGAAAAGCTGTTGTTTTCTGCTGGCTTTACCATGAGTAGAAGTAAAGGTAGCCATAGAATATATATAAAAGAAGACATCAGGGTAGTAATTCCTTTCCATGCAGGAAAAATATTACATCCAAAGATAGTTAAACAGGTGATCGAAGCGATTGAAATCTCAAAAGAAAATGATGCTTGA
- a CDS encoding homospermidine biosynthesis protein, translating to MSKKLGKKIAPAPMPGEINVVDLVDNYFSAYNSARLREICQLLSQDVLKEGVTVGVSLSGAMTPAGFGVSILAPLIRNGFIDFMISTGANLYHDIHYGLGFELFSSTPFVDDVQLREQGTIRIYDIVFGYDVLLETDAFIRKVLQAEVFQKRMGTAEFHYLLGKYVREVEKQVGVKHSCLLATAYECGVPIYTSSPGDSSIGMNVAALALEGSQLLIDPSIDVNETAAIAYTARESGIPGVEGESAAIMIGGGSPKNFLLQTQPQLHEVLGLEERGHDYFVQITDARPDTGGLSGATPSEAVSWGKVDPEELPNTIVCYTDSTIALPVITAYVMNKCQPRELKRLYDRRDEITEKLRSDYLAAKSRPTEEIPAAMAESTAEPSVATYPCGRVIPQ from the coding sequence ATGTCTAAAAAGCTGGGCAAAAAAATCGCACCCGCTCCCATGCCTGGGGAAATTAATGTTGTAGATTTAGTAGATAACTATTTTAGTGCTTATAACTCCGCACGTTTGCGGGAAATTTGTCAATTGCTCAGTCAAGATGTGCTGAAAGAAGGCGTGACTGTGGGAGTCAGCCTTTCAGGTGCGATGACACCTGCTGGTTTTGGGGTGAGTATTTTAGCACCGCTAATTCGGAATGGTTTTATTGATTTTATGATTAGTACAGGTGCAAATCTGTATCACGATATCCATTACGGGTTAGGTTTTGAACTGTTTTCTAGCACTCCGTTTGTCGATGATGTGCAGTTGCGGGAACAAGGGACAATTCGGATTTACGATATTGTCTTTGGTTATGATGTGTTGTTGGAAACTGATGCTTTTATTCGTAAGGTTTTACAGGCAGAAGTTTTTCAGAAGCGGATGGGGACTGCTGAGTTTCACTACCTGTTAGGTAAGTATGTACGGGAAGTTGAAAAGCAGGTAGGGGTGAAGCATTCTTGTTTATTAGCAACGGCGTATGAGTGTGGAGTACCGATTTATACATCTTCCCCTGGGGATAGTTCGATTGGGATGAATGTGGCGGCGTTGGCGTTGGAAGGTTCGCAGTTATTAATTGATCCATCTATTGATGTGAATGAAACGGCTGCGATCGCATATACTGCTCGTGAATCTGGTATACCAGGAGTAGAAGGGGAAAGTGCTGCTATTATGATTGGCGGTGGTAGTCCGAAAAACTTCTTATTGCAAACCCAACCGCAATTACATGAAGTATTGGGATTAGAAGAAAGAGGACACGATTATTTTGTGCAAATTACCGATGCACGTCCCGACACAGGTGGTTTATCTGGTGCAACACCTTCTGAAGCTGTAAGTTGGGGTAAAGTTGACCCAGAAGAATTACCAAATACGATTGTTTGTTATACGGATAGCACAATTGCATTGCCTGTAATTACGGCTTATGTAATGAATAAGTGTCAACCGCGCGAGTTAAAAAGATTGTACGATCGCCGTGATGAAATTACAGAGAAATTGCGAAGCGATTATTTAGCGGCTAAAAGTCGTCCCACAGAGGAAATTCCCGCAGCAATGGCTGAAAGTACGGCGGAACCTTCTGTAGCTACTTATCCTTGTGGGAGAGTAATTCCGCAGTAG
- a CDS encoding O-acetyl-ADP-ribose deacetylase produces the protein MIKSKIAVIQGDITQQQVDAIVNAANNSLLGGGGVDGAIHRAAGSKLLAECRKLQGCATGEAKITKGYNLPAQWVIHTVGPVWQGGKHGEDELLAQCYRNSLALADKYEISSIAFPGISTGIYSFPIQRAAKIAVTEVKKFLESDTKVEQVILVAFSETAYNAYVAAIQEIVCE, from the coding sequence ATGATTAAGAGCAAAATAGCAGTTATTCAAGGCGATATTACCCAGCAACAAGTGGATGCCATTGTTAATGCAGCTAATAATTCCCTACTAGGTGGCGGTGGTGTTGATGGCGCAATTCATCGCGCGGCTGGATCAAAATTATTAGCAGAATGCCGCAAACTCCAGGGGTGTGCTACTGGAGAAGCTAAGATTACCAAAGGGTATAATCTTCCCGCCCAATGGGTAATTCATACAGTTGGTCCCGTTTGGCAAGGTGGTAAGCATGGGGAAGATGAACTACTAGCCCAATGTTATCGCAATAGTCTGGCTTTGGCTGATAAATATGAAATTAGCAGTATAGCTTTTCCAGGTATCAGCACTGGTATATATAGTTTTCCGATCCAACGTGCTGCGAAAATTGCTGTGACTGAGGTGAAAAAGTTTTTAGAGTCTGATACCAAAGTCGAGCAAGTTATTTTAGTCGCGTTTAGTGAGACAGCCTACAATGCTTATGTGGCTGCTATCCAAGAAATAGTTTGTGAGTAG